Proteins from a genomic interval of Chanodichthys erythropterus isolate Z2021 chromosome 8, ASM2448905v1, whole genome shotgun sequence:
- the LOC137025070 gene encoding putative claudin-24 has product MTNPCTVALEILGMLIGMGGWFCSLAATIMPQWLSLSTECRPYDTTLGLDPTWTLARVLMYLSDATCLLGLLLAIPAMSWINCCKSEEGRRTKRCLKITAAVFLCIAGLLVLTPVSYVAHDAVMKFFDETTPHVLSRSEIGYALFVGWAAGILDIVAAVMLLFTSCTDSRYSETHLVSYHQKQEIRTVE; this is encoded by the coding sequence ATGACAAACCCTTGCACTGTGGCTCTGGAAATTCTGGGTATGCTAATCGGGATGGGGGGCTGGTTTTGTTCTCTGGCAGCCACCATTATGCCTCAGTGGCTGTCACTTTCTACAGAGTGCCGCCCTTATGACACTACCCTAGGCCTCGACCCCACGTGGACGCTGGCCCGTGTTCTGATGTACCTGTCGGATGCCACATGTCTTCTTGGACTTCTTCTCGCCATCCCTGCCATGAGTTGGATCAACTGCTGTAAGAGTGAGGAGGGACGACGGACCAAGCGATGTTTGAAGATCACGGCGGCTGTGTTTTTATGTATCGCTGGATTGTTGGTGCTCACTCCCGTTTCCTACGTTGCTCATGATGCCGTTATGAAGTTCTTCGATGAGACCACACCTCATGTGTTGTCACGTTCAGAGATTGGGTATGCGCTGTTTGTCGGATGGGCTGCAGGAATTCTTGACATTGTGGCAGCAGTCATGTTATTATTTACCTCTTGCACTGACTCAAGATACAGTGAAACACATCTGGTGTCTTACCATCAAAAGCAGGAGATCAGAACTGTTGAGTAG